The region CCATTAATGCTGCTTTTGTAATTATCCATTTTACCTGCGAATTCTTGGATAGCAAGTCTTCGCCTTGAAGTTCGTTCTGTGTGGCAGATTTAACACGTATTGCATCTGGAGGCACCTTTAAGTTTTGTGTGAGATAATCTCGGACATCCTCCGCATGGACATAATTGTTATCCCGTTGATCTTTACCGGTTCGTTCAACACGCACAACGGCAATCGGGCGGATATACCGATCCGTGCTACTTTCAAGCAAACTTGCTTGGGTATTAAGTCTCTCAAGTTCGGTAGCAGCCTCGCTCAGCGTATCTTGCCACTTCATACCCGATAACGATGATACCTGTACGGGTGATTTGATCATTTCCTCTTTTTTCAGATCGGGTCCAGCAATATCAATAAGCAAATTACTGATGCCTCGATTCGGTGTGGCAGAGAGTTCAATAACCATTTGTGGGTCAAGGCGGTTAATAGAACTGGCGAATTCTTTTCCTTTGCTTGCTCCATACGCCTTATGTGCTTCATCAAGGACAACGACCGGACGCAGTATCTTGAATACGTTAAAGAGACTCTGTTTGGGGATGTCTCCTTCAGTGTTAGGATCAAGATCGGGATATTGCTCTCTCATAAGGGCATTGCCCTCTTCATCATCATGGTCAGGGAAAAAACTGGCGTAACGCCCTGAATTTCGATACATACGGAAGTAGGCTTTGTCTTTGAGTTTTTTATCAGGGGATTTGTTTGCTGCTGGCAACATGAGCAGCATGACGCATAAGTAGTTGGTAATATCGTCCCTATTAAAGGGATCCTCCCTTTCCAGCATCTTGACGTGTCCACCACTTGCACGCTCCACCACTTTACGATAGGGGTGTTCTTTGTTCCACAATGCAGCTTTTGTTTGATCAAAAATAGCCTGTGTCGGCACAACCCACAATGTCAATCCGCGCTGCCGATGCAGGCGTTCTAAAGCAGATGCAGCAAGTAAGGTTTTACCGCCACCTGTTGGCACTTTGAAACAGATATGAGGGATTGGTCGATGTGCGCCATCCTTACGGTCAACGTATTCGCCTGCAGTTACTGCAACGTCACCGTTTTCAGACAATTTCTTCCACGCAGTTTTGGGATAATTGCGTATTTCATTGAAAACATCATCACTAATACTACTACCTACCTGTTTTAAATGCTCAATTGTAGTTTCTGAAGTTTCCTGTTCTTCTTTAAGAACTTCCACCCAATTGCTAAATGCGTCAAGTGTATCGCGCTGATACGTTTTTAATTCCAGCATCTTTACTATTCCCTATCTTTCATGTATGGAGTATGGAAGTTGGCAAAAAGCAATTCCCATCTTTGCGAGTTCACGTTGTCCGATGTAATTGCCTGCCGCATAGACAATCGCTTTTTTGTCGTTATCTTGGCTGGAATCTCGGATACGTCTTGCCTGCTCCAGATTGAGTATTGCCTCGTTACTGCGTAAAAACGCAAGGTCAGGTTTGTAGATCAGATAGTAATCGTTTTCATTATCACTGTGAAAAAGTCCATTATCATTTTTCTGATCTAAAGTATCCTCCTCAACGGAGACACCTGCAGCAGTAAATAAAAGGTTGGTAGCAAGTGCTGAATACGATGGTAATTCTTTCCCAGTGAGCATTGCTTCTATTTCAATCGGCTTGCCTAAGGTGCAATAGGTAAAAGAACCTCCTAAGCCTTCGGGCAGTGAAGCGTCACTCGCATCGGGAACACCGTTAATAACACGGCGGACACGCTCTGCGGTGATGGTGTCGGCGTAATCTTCGCACTCAATGAGGACAAACTTTCTATTGCCACCGTCTTCCTTATTCATTGCAAGAACAGCGTGAGCGGTTGTACCACTGCCAGCAAAAGAGTCTAAGACAATGTCGTCTGATGAAAGGTTTGCAGTTTGGAACACCCTCTGAATTAGTTTGGTTCCTTTAGGGTTGTTGAATACACCTTTTCCCATTACCGCAGCCAATTCCTCGTTCGCTTGATGGGTACTGCCTACTTCTTGATATGGCCACAAAGATCCTACAGTTTTTCCAGCTTTTACCTCAGATAGATAAGTTTTCTTATTAGGTTGAGACTTCCCACTTCTACCGAAGTAGAGTTGACCGTCATTGTATAGTTCCATAAGTCTATCTTGAGTGTATCTCGGGAACCTTCCTTCTGGACAATGCCACGTGACACCGTTCGGAAATTCAAGTGAATACCTATGTTCATCTCTACCGCTTTTTGCATGCAATGGTGTTGCTTTCCACGGACCCTTAGGATCCTCATCTGG is a window of Candidatus Poribacteria bacterium DNA encoding:
- a CDS encoding site-specific DNA-methyltransferase, producing the protein MPTLEFNGKHHIYTHHLTVPYRPLETDKNRSCNPTGEDDNLIIHGDNLHALKALLPRYANRIKCIYIDPPYNTGKEDWEYNDNVESPLMQTWFKENSPIDNEDLERHDKWLCMMWPRLHLLKELLTEDGIIFISIDDNEQHHLRMLMDEIFGERNIVANFTWWSKYTLSNDSKTVSYQHENILSYAKNLNVCRIGVLPRTPEMDKSYKNPDEDPKGPWKATPLHAKSGRDEHRYSLEFPNGVTWHCPEGRFPRYTQDRLMELYNDGQLYFGRSGKSQPNKKTYLSEVKAGKTVGSLWPYQEVGSTHQANEELAAVMGKGVFNNPKGTKLIQRVFQTANLSSDDIVLDSFAGSGTTAHAVLAMNKEDGGNRKFVLIECEDYADTITAERVRRVINGVPDASDASLPEGLGGSFTYCTLGKPIEIEAMLTGKELPSYSALATNLLFTAAGVSVEEDTLDQKNDNGLFHSDNENDYYLIYKPDLAFLRSNEAILNLEQARRIRDSSQDNDKKAIVYAAGNYIGQRELAKMGIAFCQLPYSIHER